Proteins encoded by one window of Arachis ipaensis cultivar K30076 chromosome B04, Araip1.1, whole genome shotgun sequence:
- the LOC107639102 gene encoding haloacid dehalogenase-like hydrolase domain-containing protein 3 — protein MSLLNKLRCVTIDVTGTLMAYKGELGDYYCMAAKAVGYPCPDYKRVHEGFKLAYKDMAKKYPCFGYAAKMPNIVWWKTCVRDSFVRAGYEYDEETFEKIFRRIYAAFGSSAPYTVFPDSQPFLRWLRGKGITVGIVSNAEYRYQDVILPALGINQNSEWDFGVFSGLEGVEKPNPKIYEIALERAGNIAPQETLHIGDSMRKDYEPAKSIGMHALLLDRFKTPDAVEWRKAGAVVLPDLVATQEWLSSEKSAC, from the exons ATGTCACTACTGAATAAACTACGGTGTGTCACCATAGATGTTACGGGTACCCTAATGGCTTACAAGGGAGAGCTTGGTGACTACTATTGCATGGCAGCCAAGGCAGTTGGCTATCCATGCCCGGATTACAAACGTGTGCACGAGGGTTTTAAGCTTGCCTATAAGGACATGGCAAAGAAGTATCCCTGTTTCGGTTATGCAGCCAAAATGCCAAACATTGTGTGGTGGAAAACTTGCGTGCGAGATTCTTTTGTGAGG GCTGGATATGAATATGATGAGGAGACATTTGAGAAAATTTTCAGACGCATATATGCGGCCTTCGGTTCTTCGGCCCCATACACCGTCTTCCCTGACTCCCAACCATTTCTTAGATGGCTTCGAGGAAAAGGCATAACCGTCGGCATTGTCAGCAACGCAGAGTATCGATATCAAGATGTGATTCTTCCAGCTCTGGGTATAAACCAG AATTCCGAGTGGGACTTCGGTGTGTTTTCCGGTCTGGAAGGCGTGGAGAAGCCGAACCCAAAAATCTATGAGATTGCACTGGAGAGGGCTGGAAACATTGCACCTCAAGAAACTTTACATATCGGTGACAGCATGCGCAAAGACTATGAGCCGGCCAAGAGCATAGGGATGCATGCCCTGTTGTTGGATAGATTTAAGACACCGGATGCCGTGGAGTGGAGGAAAGCCGGTGCAGTTGTCCTCCCTGATTTGGTGGCCACGCAGGAATGGCTATCGTCGGAGAAGTCGGCTTGCTAG